The window CCGCAGTTGAAGCCATGGCCGAACTGGGCATCGACATGTCCGCTGAAATCCCCAAGGTCCTCACTACCGAGGCCGTCAAGGAATCCGACGTCGTGATCACCATGGGCTGCGGCGATGAATGCCCCTACTTCCCGGGCAAGCGGTACGAAGACTGGGTCCTGGAAGACCCCGCCGGCCAAGGCGTGGACGCCGTCCGCCCGATCCGCGATGAAATCAAGACCCGCATCGAGGGCCTCATCGCCTCCCTCGTCCCGGCCGCCAAGTAACCCACCCACGTACTTCAACCACCAGGAGCAACCTTCGTGAGCACCGACATCCAGACCGAACAGCTGATCATCATCGGTTCCGGCCCTGCCGGCTACACCGCGGCCATTTACGCTGCCCGGGCAGGCCTGAACCCACTGGTTCTGGCCGGTTCGGTCACTGCCGGCGGTGCCCTGATGAACACCACCGAAGTGGAGAACTTCCCCGGGTTCCCGGCTGGTATCCAAGGGCCGGAGCTGATGGACGGGCTCCAGGAACAGGCTGAGAAATTCGGTGCCCGCATAGTGTTCGACGACGTCACTGAGGTTGATCTGAAAGGTCACCTCAAGCGCGTGGTCACCGGAGCCGGCCAGACTCACGAGGCTCCTGCGGTAATCCTCGCCACCGGCTCCGCCTATAAAGAGCTCGGACTGCCGGAAGAGAAGAAACTCAGCGGGCACGGTGTGTCGTGGTGTGCCACCTGCGACGGGTTCTTCTTCCGCGAACAGGACATCATCGTCGTCGGCGGCGGCGACTCCGCCATGGAGGAAGCGACCTTCCTGACCCGGTTCGCCAAGACCGTCACCGTCGTGGTCCGCAAGGACGAACTCCGCGCTTCACGGATCATGGCCCAGCGCGCCAAAGACAACCCCAAGATCACGTTCGCCTGGAACTCCGCCATCACCACGATCCACGGCGACACTAAAGTCACCGGCGTGACCCTGACTGACACCCGTACCGGTGAAACCCGTGAACGGGCAGCCACTGGCATTTTCGTTGCCATCGGCCACCTGCCGCGAACAGAGCTGGTCGCCGGGCAGGTCGACCTGGACGACGAGGGCTACATCAAGGTCGACTCACCCACCACGGTCACCAACCTCTCCGGCGTTTTCGCCTGCGGCGACGCCGTGGACCACCGCTACCGCCAGGCCATCACCGCAGCTGGAACCGGCTGCGCGGCCGCGCTGGACGCCGAAGGGTTCCTCGCCGCCCTGGATGATGCCGACAGCATCGCCACGGCCTTGGTCGAAGAACCAACCCACTCCTAACCACTTGAAACGGGAGGGGGTGAACTGGATGGACACCGGATGCTGCACCGGCACGGGCTGCTGCGACGAGGACGATCTGGACTGCTGCTGAACAGCACCGGCCCGGCCTGCCGGCCCCACAAGGACCGGCAGGCACCCCCAACCGAACCGCCACACCAACGGATGAAACAAGAGGACAGCATGGATTCAGTGAAGACCCTTCCCATCGCAGTGATCGGCGCGGGCCCGGTAGGGCTGGCCACCGCAGCGCACCTGCTCGAACGCGGACTCGAACCGGTCATCTTCGAAGCCGGGCCCACCGCCGGCGCGGCCATCGAACAATGGCGCCACATCCGGCTGTTCTCCCCATGGCGGTTCAACCTCGACGACGCCGCCGTGCGCCTGCTCGAACCCACCGGCTGGGAATCACCCCGCCCCACCGCGCTGCCTTACGGTG is drawn from Arthrobacter sp. 31Y and contains these coding sequences:
- a CDS encoding arsenate reductase ArsC codes for the protein MSTETTKKPSVLFVCVHNAGRSQMAAAFLTTLGKGEIEVRSAGSQPAHKVNPAAVEAMAELGIDMSAEIPKVLTTEAVKESDVVITMGCGDECPYFPGKRYEDWVLEDPAGQGVDAVRPIRDEIKTRIEGLIASLVPAAK
- the trxB gene encoding thioredoxin-disulfide reductase, encoding MQTEQLIIIGSGPAGYTAAIYAARAGLNPLVLAGSVTAGGALMNTTEVENFPGFPAGIQGPELMDGLQEQAEKFGARIVFDDVTEVDLKGHLKRVVTGAGQTHEAPAVILATGSAYKELGLPEEKKLSGHGVSWCATCDGFFFREQDIIVVGGGDSAMEEATFLTRFAKTVTVVVRKDELRASRIMAQRAKDNPKITFAWNSAITTIHGDTKVTGVTLTDTRTGETRERAATGIFVAIGHLPRTELVAGQVDLDDEGYIKVDSPTTVTNLSGVFACGDAVDHRYRQAITAAGTGCAAALDAEGFLAALDDADSIATALVEEPTHS